The sequence TGGGTTTATTAGAACCAGCCAGCTGTTCCTCATAGATTCGTCGTTCGCGGTCAATTTTTTCTTGGGGCAGATCTTCACGCGAAATTGCCTGGGGGTCAGTAGCTGCGATTTGCATTGCAATATCCCGGACAAAGCGCCGAAACTCTTGATTTCGGGCCACAAAATCGGTTTCACAATTGACTTCCACTAAAACTCCCAACCGCTCGCCGGGATGGATATAGGCATCAATTACGCCCTGTGCCGTAGCTCGTTCGGCCTTCTTGGCTGCCTGGGCGATTCCTTTCTTGCGCAGATATTCGATCGCCTTTTCGATATCACCGTCGCAAGCCTCAAGAGCTTCTTTACAATCTAGGACCCCAGCTCCAGTGCGGCTTCTTAAATTACTAATCAGTTCTGTAGAAACCTTCATACTTCACTCTCCTCCTCGGTTGCTGACTGGGCCTCAAGATCCTCAAAACCCTTTCTACCTTCGAGGACCGAGTCAGCAATTAACTTAGTGATTAATTTTATTGAGCGCAAAGCATCATCATTACTTGGGATTGGGTAATCAACTTTTTCAGGATCACCATTGGTATCAATCATCGCCACAATTGGGATTTTCATACGGCGGGCTTCAGCAATTGGTGTTGCCTCCCGTACCACATCAACTACATACAGAATTCCGGGTAGACGGTCCATTTCTCGAACCCCGTTAAATATTTTATAGAGTTTCTTATACTCACGCTCTAAATTTAATCGTTCCTTTTTAGTATAGCCATCAAGACGCTCAGCTGAGAGCAGCCGCTCCAGTTCGATCATCCGATGAATTCTTTTAGAGACAACCTCAAAATTAGTGAAGAGGCCGCCAACCCAGCGTTCGTTAACATAAAATGCTCCGCAACGTTTGGCTTCTTCTTCAATGATTGGTTTGGCTTGGGGCTTGGTGCCAACGAACAAAATGTCCTGTCCCATTTCCACGGTCCGACGCACTACATCACAGGCTTTTCTTAAGTATTCTAAGGTTTTTTCTAAATCAATAATGAAAATATCATTTTTGCGGCCGAAAATGTATGGTTTCATCTTGGGATTCCAACGGCGGGCCCGATGTCCAAAATGCACCCCAGCTTCTAATAGCTCTTTGATCGTGATTACTTGCCCGTTCACTAGCTGCCTCCTATCGTTTCGTCCACTGGAAGCTCTTGCGGCGTTTTGCTAGACCATATTTCATACGTTCTTTCTCGCGCGGATCTCGTTTGAGTAAGCCAGCATCTTTCAGCGGTTTACGAAATTCTTCGTTACTTAAGACCAAGGCTCGAGCGATTCCTAAGGCGATCGCCCCGGCTTGAGCTGACAGACCACCACCACGTACTTTGGCTACTACATTATATTGATTTTCAAGGCCTAGAACCTTAAATGGCGTGTTAATTAACTTTAATAAATCATCGCGACCCAAATAATCTTTGGCGCTTCGGTTATTAATTTTGATTTCGCCGTTACCTACAGCCAACCAAACCTTTGCGGTCG comes from candidate division WOR-3 bacterium and encodes:
- the tsf gene encoding translation elongation factor Ts, which produces MKVSTELISNLRSRTGAGVLDCKEALEACDGDIEKAIEYLRKKGIAQAAKKAERATAQGVIDAYIHPGERLGVLVEVNCETDFVARNQEFRRFVRDIAMQIAATDPQAISREDLPQEKIDRERRIYEEQLAGSNKPKEVIEKIIQGKLEKFFNDVCLLEQPFVKIPEKTVGDYLKEQIAKFGENIRIKRFVRFKIGEE
- the rpsB gene encoding 30S ribosomal protein S2 translates to MNGQVITIKELLEAGVHFGHRARRWNPKMKPYIFGRKNDIFIIDLEKTLEYLRKACDVVRRTVEMGQDILFVGTKPQAKPIIEEEAKRCGAFYVNERWVGGLFTNFEVVSKRIHRMIELERLLSAERLDGYTKKERLNLEREYKKLYKIFNGVREMDRLPGILYVVDVVREATPIAEARRMKIPIVAMIDTNGDPEKVDYPIPSNDDALRSIKLITKLIADSVLEGRKGFEDLEAQSATEEESEV
- the rpsI gene encoding 30S ribosomal protein S9; protein product: MQTNLFAVGSRKTATAKVWLAVGNGEIKINNRSAKDYLGRDDLLKLINTPFKVLGLENQYNVVAKVRGGGLSAQAGAIALGIARALVLSNEEFRKPLKDAGLLKRDPREKERMKYGLAKRRKSFQWTKR